The sequence below is a genomic window from bacterium.
GCCCCGACTCGGCCGACCGCTGAGATTCGTCGCAGCGGCACGGGCTACACCGCTACCCATCCGTCGAGCCGGAAGATCTGCGGCACTTCTTTCGTTTTCGAGCGGTTCGGTCCCCTTGGGGACACCATTGGACTCTCGGAGCCCGAGAGCTGCCCCAAGCAGGTCAACACAGGGAACGTGACCAGCTGATCGATCGTCGTTAGCCTCCAGGGCTCTCGTGCCATGCCATCCGGTCACCACGATAGGATGTCGGACGGAACCGAACCCCCGAGCTCGAAAGCCCTATTGGAGGTGCCATCATGCTTCGCAGAATGCGTATCGTGAGCGTCGTCGTTGCGTGCGGAGCGGTCTTCGCCGGTTGTTCCGACGAACTACCGCCGGACTTCATCGAGCAGAAGAACATGGCCATCGTCCGGGACACCCACGCGGTGCTCGCGAGCGGCGATTTCGAGAGATTCAAGGCAGCGATCGGGCCAGACTATGTCCGCCACTGCCAGGCGATGCCGCCCGCGCTCCAGGAACTCCAAGGGACCGAGGAGTTCTTCGCCTTCCTCGAGGAGTTCCTCACCGCGGTGCCCGAGTACGAAGACACATTGAGCCAGATGATCGCCGATGGTGATCGGGTCGCCTATGTTTCCACCATGACCGGTATTCAGATCGGGCCGATGGGCGACCTGCCAGCGACCGGCAAGGGGTTCACCCTGGTCAACATCATCATCCAGCGGCTTGAGAACGGGAAGATCGTCGAGACCTGGGTGAGCTGGGACAATGTGGCTTTTCTGTCCCAGCTAGGGCTGATGCCCTCGCCGGGGCCAGACGATTCGTAGGGCAGGGACCGGGAGCGCAGCGACGACCCGATGCAGCCCAGATCTTCCGGCAAGATCTCGCGGGGACCCGCCTCACTCGAAGCGCCACCGGCCCACGGTCAGGGCCACCGTGGCGAGGAACATGACTCCCATGAGCGCCCACTGCACCTGGTTCTGGCGGTTCTGCTTCTGGAGCTCGTTGAGCAGGAGCGAGGAGAGCAGGTGGTATTTCACCGTAAACGGCTGCTCGGTCTCGTCGTAGACCACCAGTTCGGGGAATACGTCGGCGACCTCCTCGGCGATGAGGCCGAACTCCAGGGGCTGCGGGGCCTCGGTCGAGCCGCCTTTATGGTGGAAGGCGACCGGTCGGAGGTCGAGAAGAGCGAGTGATCGGTCACCGATCTCGCGGATGCCCTCCTTGAACCGTCGAGACGAGGTGTTGACTCCCAGGCGGCCGTTGCTGGTGTCGATTAGAACGCCGGCGTCGGTCACCGTCGAGTTGCTGATGCCGGCGATGAAGGTCTGCGACTGCGTGTTGTGGATGCCGATCTTGATCGTCGCCGTCTCGGCGGCGGCTCCCGTGTTGCCGATGAAGATGTTGTCGTTGCCGGTGGTAGCCGCGCGGCCGGCGTAGCGGCCGACTGCGATGTTGCGCGAGCCGGTGCTGTAGCGGAGGGCATCCTCGCCGACAGCGGTGTTGTCGTTGCCGAGCTCGTTCTCGAGCAACGCGGCCTGGCCGATAGCGGTGTTCTGCTTGCCGCTGAGGTTGTCGCGCAGCGCGGCGTGGCCGACGGCGGTGTTGTCGTGCCCGGTGGTGTTGTTGCGCAGTGCCTCCGAGCCGAGACCGGTGTTGCGCGCCTGCAGGTTCTTCCTGAGCGCATGGGCGCCGAATGCAGCGTTGTCGTTGGAGGTGTCTGCCAACAAAGTATAGGCGCCGACGGCGGTGTTGTTCGTCGACTGCGCGTTCGCCAGGGCGAAGTAGCCGATCGCAATGTTGTGGCTACCATCGACGTTGAAGAACAGCGCGTGGTATCC
It includes:
- a CDS encoding ester cyclase, producing MLRRMRIVSVVVACGAVFAGCSDELPPDFIEQKNMAIVRDTHAVLASGDFERFKAAIGPDYVRHCQAMPPALQELQGTEEFFAFLEEFLTAVPEYEDTLSQMIADGDRVAYVSTMTGIQIGPMGDLPATGKGFTLVNIIIQRLENGKIVETWVSWDNVAFLSQLGLMPSPGPDDS